The genome window CAATTATGAACTGACGCGCAAGGGTGGAACAGTTGTATCTGTTGATCCGATATACAGATTTTCAGCGAAAGAGATAGAGGCAAGAATAGAAGAAACATGTTCTACCGTTCTGAATCAGACAAAGGAAAACGAAAAGGAGTTTGTTTGGAAGAATATCAAGAGCCCAGAAGAACTGGGCCAGGTAAGAATGAGTGCTATGAAGCGGTTCCTTTCCGATTACCCGGATGGGAAGGAACAAGGCCGATATATCAATGCAGAGCTCCCCGTTCTGCCGTTCTCGGACAAGGAGTTTGATTTGGCGCTATGCTCACATTTCCTGTTTCTCTATAGTGAGCATTATTCATCGGATTTTCATGTTCAATCTATTGCTGAAATGTGTAGGGTCGCTGGCGAGGCGAGAATATTTCCAGTGCTTGAGCTGGGGGCAAAGAAATCTCGCCATCTCGCAGGTGTTGTGGAGGAGCTGCGATCTAAAGGCTATGAATGCAACATAGAAGGAGTTGATTATGAGTTTCAGAAAGGTGGCAACGAAATGTTGAGGGTAAAAATCATCTAACAATCGCGTCAACCCGGACTGGCAATTCCGCTGCGCTCCATTGCCAGCCGGTTACGCAAATCGTTAGGTGGCTTGATGTTTTACCTACTTAAAGGATACGAAAATGGCCGATGAGCAGGAAATGCTAAAGCGAATTCAGGTCATCAGCTCGATTATATCCGCGATTGCAATTCCATTGCTCATTGCATTTTTTGGCTGGATTGTTCAGTCGAAAATATCAAGTGAGTCGGTAAAGAAAGATTATGTGCAAATGGCTGTAAATATCTTAACAAGTACCGCAGAGTCAGATAGGGGGCTTCGAGAGTGGGCAGTAGCTGTTCTAGACAAAAATGCACCAGTTCCTTTCTCAAGCGAACTTAGGGCTAGGTTAACTGAGGGCGCTATTTTAATTCCATGCCCGAAGCCGCCACCAGAATTGCTTAAAATACCTGAGCCAATTCCACCGTTGGATAGCTATCGAAGGGAGGAAGCGCCACCTAACCAATCAACCCACCCGACGCAGTAAACTGCGCGGCTGGTTTCAAGCGTTATGTTTTCAGAAGGTGAGCCGTGTACAAAGTCCTAGCCTCAACACGTTCTGACATGAATGAAGGCTGGGTATGGCTCAGCAACCATGGCTATGCACCGCGATCAATCATCAAAATCAAGAACAAGTCAAATGGCGCTGTGGTGTATTGCGAGGCCTTGGAGATTGACGATAACTTCACCAAGGAATACAACCAACCACCACGGCTTAACATCGATCCAACCGAGAAAACAATCATAATTAACGGTTGGTATCGGAAGCGCCTTGGTGGAATTGCAACAAAGGAAAGTCACGATCTCGAGGTTTCGGAGGAAAACGGTCTTTGGGGC of Thiohalobacter sp. contains these proteins:
- a CDS encoding SAM-dependent methyltransferase — encoded protein: MAFTLEKVVPWGRSYDEYVSMFSLSENNLAKKIIGCSDGPASFNYELTRKGGTVVSVDPIYRFSAKEIEARIEETCSTVLNQTKENEKEFVWKNIKSPEELGQVRMSAMKRFLSDYPDGKEQGRYINAELPVLPFSDKEFDLALCSHFLFLYSEHYSSDFHVQSIAEMCRVAGEARIFPVLELGAKKSRHLAGVVEELRSKGYECNIEGVDYEFQKGGNEMLRVKII